One Dasania marina DSM 21967 DNA segment encodes these proteins:
- a CDS encoding response regulator, with the protein MNDAAAVLIVDDDPITLESLASYFEKEGFSVYPVSTAEEGEEILAKTPIDLVLLDIRLPGKDGLTLTRELRVRSEVGIILVTGRQDEIDRIVGLECGADDYITKPFNMRETLARAKNLIRRVQHSKIATQTSNEESAIKHFHNWTLDLNRRVLIDSEQEETSLTHGEFQLLIVFINNAGRTLSRDQLMDQIRNREWVPSDRTIDVLVGRLRRKIKDDPAKPSMITTIHGTGYLFTQTSAPIRKP; encoded by the coding sequence ATGAATGATGCCGCCGCTGTACTAATCGTCGATGACGACCCCATCACCCTAGAGAGCTTAGCAAGCTATTTTGAAAAAGAAGGTTTTTCTGTATACCCCGTTAGCACGGCAGAAGAAGGCGAAGAAATACTCGCTAAAACCCCCATAGACTTGGTATTACTAGATATACGGCTACCGGGTAAAGACGGCCTCACCCTCACCCGCGAGCTAAGAGTGCGCTCCGAGGTAGGCATTATACTAGTCACCGGCCGCCAAGATGAGATAGACCGCATCGTCGGCCTAGAATGCGGCGCCGATGATTACATCACCAAGCCCTTTAATATGCGCGAAACCTTGGCACGGGCAAAAAACCTGATTCGACGGGTGCAGCACAGCAAAATCGCCACCCAAACCAGTAATGAAGAAAGCGCCATTAAACATTTTCACAACTGGACTCTAGACCTAAACCGCCGCGTACTCATCGATAGCGAGCAGGAAGAAACCTCCCTCACCCATGGTGAGTTTCAATTGCTCATCGTTTTTATCAACAACGCTGGTCGCACCCTCAGCCGCGATCAGTTGATGGATCAAATCCGTAACCGAGAATGGGTGCCCAGCGATAGAACCATCGACGTTCTAGTCGGCCGGCTACGGCGCAAAATTAAAGATGACCCCGCCAAACCCAGCATGATTACCACCATACACGGCACCGGTTATTTATTTACCCAAACCAGCGCCCCTATCCGCAAACCATGA
- a CDS encoding substrate-binding periplasmic protein: MKLNTLIGSLLLVWFSNLGHAEPKKSISYCDHASYPPLSWLNGNQLAGVTKDIIQHVFKEQNYQVTLYVLESWKRCMLEVEKGTIDVAVAFKTLKRSKTFAFSQEYLIEENIAIFVNKNSSFNFDSWQDLQGKRGGMVLGYSYGDELDHFLASNTVIERVSSNFQNITKLALNRIDFMPFERESGLLQVQTHGYESVIVPLEKYATTDHLYLTTAINNQKILQLMPQLDKSIKALKDSNAIARFTQKSRQQYLLAYPKGTSLRPQAPADLQL; encoded by the coding sequence ATGAAATTGAACACGCTTATTGGTAGCTTGCTGCTGGTTTGGTTTAGCAATCTCGGCCACGCTGAGCCAAAAAAAAGTATTAGCTACTGCGATCATGCCTCCTATCCACCACTGTCGTGGCTGAACGGTAATCAACTAGCTGGTGTCACCAAAGATATTATTCAACATGTTTTTAAAGAGCAAAACTACCAAGTCACCCTGTATGTATTAGAAAGTTGGAAACGCTGCATGCTGGAAGTGGAAAAAGGTACTATCGATGTTGCTGTGGCTTTTAAAACCCTAAAGCGTTCAAAAACATTTGCCTTTAGTCAAGAATATTTAATCGAAGAAAATATTGCTATTTTTGTTAACAAAAATAGCAGCTTTAACTTTGATAGCTGGCAAGATTTGCAAGGCAAACGCGGCGGCATGGTATTAGGCTACAGCTATGGCGATGAGCTTGATCATTTTTTGGCAAGCAACACGGTTATAGAACGCGTTTCCAGTAATTTTCAAAACATCACCAAGCTGGCGCTTAACCGCATAGATTTTATGCCCTTTGAACGCGAGAGTGGTCTATTACAAGTACAAACTCACGGCTATGAATCGGTGATAGTACCGCTGGAAAAATATGCCACCACCGACCACCTATACCTAACAACCGCCATTAATAATCAAAAAATTCTTCAACTGATGCCACAGCTAGATAAAAGTATTAAAGCCTTAAAAGACAGCAATGCCATTGCTCGTTTTACCCAGAAAAGCCGACAGCAATATTTGCTAGCCTACCCGAAAGGCACTAGCCTCAGGCCGCAAGCGCCTGCCGACTTACAACTGTAG
- a CDS encoding hybrid sensor histidine kinase/response regulator, producing MVYILFCSLSFSLLSTSLQIWLDYNRALSDIESRFELVRTGYLASLAKSVWDLDTNDLQLQLRSIKDFPDVAYIKLSNAPHIDEISLGQPLIADSSLALTETFDLIYDSVLQQRLNLGTLSITMDLKGPYQQLWYSGLRTLIMQTGLILLIAVTLVVIFHRLVTRHLQSMADYTRLIGQGHLSQPLKLEKKEQTHADEIDQVAHALNDMRLSIISDLRRREEIKNQLKYNRDQLQLRVEKRTASLQKAKEAAEAANLAKSRFLATMSHEIRTPLNGIMGMAQLLNRSHLDAQDKKYLKAIHDSSEGLLSILNEVLDFAKLEEGAHTPEQTLFSLEDMLSSIILASTPSAHDKNIHLSYHIDNKVHDTCFGCAQYIRQALINLVANAIKFTDNGEVTVAIKALSQDDGLQQLYFSVDDTGIGINEEQQQRIFDRFIQADDTVSRRYGGTGLGLAVSKKMLESINGKIGVISHTDEGSHFWFELPLTIASSPLALSHSASTSTKLQPLAILLVEDMQINQDVAQGLLAREGHRVTIASTGARAIALCQQQRYDVILMDVHLGGVSGVDVCNQIQQDPLSLNQTSPIIALTASVHPDEIRKYLDAGMHNVIAKPIAANKLMAALAGLAQKDCSLANNEDTTVSDTSAIDSQLLRSHINALGLNKVSKLLNDYQQLSRELCQQLQEALQQGDLFESAALAHKLASGADTLGLCSVALQARTIEKQAESPQGNRQSNIRPQIDPQQYSSLVSALQQSYEAINKLLARY from the coding sequence ATGGTTTATATTTTATTTTGTAGCCTATCATTTTCATTACTCTCCACCAGCTTACAAATATGGCTAGATTACAACCGTGCCTTGAGCGACATTGAATCACGCTTTGAATTAGTGCGCACCGGCTATTTAGCCAGCTTAGCAAAAAGCGTCTGGGATTTAGACACCAACGACTTGCAACTGCAACTGCGTAGCATCAAAGACTTCCCCGACGTCGCCTACATCAAACTCAGCAACGCGCCTCACATAGACGAAATAAGCTTAGGCCAACCGTTAATCGCAGACAGTTCACTGGCCCTCACCGAAACCTTTGATCTTATATATGACAGTGTTTTGCAGCAGCGCTTAAATCTAGGCACCTTGTCAATCACCATGGATTTAAAAGGTCCCTATCAACAGCTTTGGTATAGCGGTTTAAGAACCTTAATCATGCAAACCGGTTTGATTCTTTTAATCGCGGTAACACTGGTTGTTATCTTTCACCGCTTAGTCACTCGCCACCTGCAAAGCATGGCGGACTACACCCGTTTAATAGGTCAAGGCCATTTATCACAACCCTTAAAACTAGAGAAAAAAGAACAGACCCACGCTGATGAAATCGACCAAGTCGCCCATGCCTTAAATGATATGCGCTTGTCTATTATTTCAGACCTACGCCGCCGTGAAGAAATAAAAAACCAACTCAAATACAATCGTGACCAATTACAACTACGGGTAGAAAAGCGTACTGCCAGCCTGCAAAAAGCCAAAGAGGCTGCCGAAGCAGCCAACTTAGCTAAGTCCCGTTTTTTAGCCACCATGAGCCATGAAATAAGAACGCCACTCAATGGCATTATGGGCATGGCACAATTGCTTAACCGCTCCCACTTAGATGCTCAGGATAAGAAATACCTAAAAGCCATACACGATTCCAGCGAAGGTTTATTAAGCATACTTAACGAAGTGCTGGATTTTGCCAAACTAGAAGAAGGTGCACACACGCCAGAGCAAACACTGTTTTCCTTAGAGGATATGTTGAGCTCTATTATCCTCGCCTCTACCCCCAGCGCCCACGATAAAAATATTCACCTCTCTTATCACATAGACAATAAAGTCCACGACACGTGTTTTGGCTGCGCCCAATATATACGCCAAGCACTAATCAATTTAGTGGCCAACGCCATTAAATTTACCGATAACGGCGAAGTCACCGTGGCCATTAAAGCCCTCTCCCAAGACGATGGTCTGCAGCAGCTGTATTTTTCTGTGGACGACACCGGTATAGGTATAAACGAAGAACAGCAGCAACGTATATTCGACCGTTTTATCCAAGCCGATGACACCGTTTCGCGCCGCTACGGCGGCACCGGCCTGGGCTTGGCGGTAAGTAAAAAGATGCTGGAATCCATCAACGGCAAAATTGGTGTTATTAGCCACACTGATGAAGGCAGCCACTTTTGGTTTGAGCTGCCCTTAACCATAGCCAGCAGCCCATTAGCACTCAGCCATAGCGCAAGTACTAGCACCAAGCTTCAGCCTTTAGCGATTTTGTTAGTGGAAGATATGCAAATAAACCAAGATGTAGCACAGGGTTTGCTAGCCCGTGAAGGTCATCGCGTTACTATCGCCAGTACCGGCGCTCGCGCCATCGCCCTGTGCCAACAACAGCGCTACGATGTTATTTTAATGGATGTACACCTAGGCGGGGTTAGCGGCGTCGATGTCTGCAACCAAATACAACAAGACCCACTGTCACTGAATCAAACCAGCCCTATTATCGCCCTCACCGCTAGTGTCCACCCCGATGAGATACGCAAGTATTTAGACGCAGGCATGCACAATGTTATCGCCAAACCTATAGCCGCCAACAAGCTCATGGCGGCATTAGCAGGCCTGGCACAAAAAGACTGCAGCTTAGCCAACAATGAAGACACAACCGTTAGCGATACTAGCGCTATAGACTCACAATTATTGCGCTCACACATTAATGCCCTAGGCTTAAACAAAGTCAGCAAGCTGCTTAACGACTACCAGCAACTTAGCCGTGAGCTATGCCAGCAATTGCAAGAGGCCTTGCAACAGGGGGATTTATTCGAATCTGCAGCACTGGCCCATAAACTGGCCAGTGGCGCCGACACCCTAGGCCTGTGTTCGGTGGCGTTACAGGCCAGAACTATAGAAAAACAAGCTGAAAGCCCGCAGGGCAACAGACAATCCAACATACGGCCCCAAATAGACCCGCAGCAATACTCAAGCCTAGTCAGCGCATTGCAGCAAAGTTATGAGGCTATCAACAAGCTCTTAGCTCGTTATTAA
- the nhaC gene encoding Na+/H+ antiporter NhaC, producing MNNKPLSLTDTLIITFALLILLGGAISLFGGDSLSGPTQVAMLLIGFTAALVGLKNGLEWEGIEKRIVECTSRTVGPNLIFLSIGSLIGALMLSGAVPTLLYAGLSILSPTFFYPLSCLICALVALSIGSSWTTAATIGVGLIGVSYGFALSPEITAGAIISGAYFGDKMSPLSETTNLAPAVAGSSLFPHIRHMMWVSVPSFVLCLIIFTGLGLTSTLESGSQEQIAAFLATLDYHFSIAWYNLLPIILLLAMAILKVPAFLAIVGGTIIAIVFAILFQSEAIVSFANILQPGAALDTLHFFKTLLAALVDGFVIHTDNPAVNDLLSRGGMVSMINMVWLVLCSMMMTGVLEKVGYIQKIMNLLIVFISSTGSLIATTMATCMSVNLLTGDQYLSLVLPGQMWKEEYKKRKLAAINLSRTLEDSGTITSPLIPWNACGVFMASTLGVATFAYLPFCFFNLINPLIALSYGFLNIKIAPLEEPSTSKSLGDSNEGLPSHA from the coding sequence ATGAACAATAAACCCCTGAGCTTAACTGATACATTGATTATCACCTTTGCCCTGCTGATCTTATTAGGCGGTGCTATTTCGCTATTTGGCGGCGACTCGCTATCGGGCCCCACTCAAGTGGCCATGCTGCTCATAGGTTTTACCGCCGCCCTCGTCGGCCTCAAAAATGGTCTGGAATGGGAGGGTATAGAAAAGCGCATAGTCGAGTGCACCTCGCGCACCGTAGGTCCCAACCTCATCTTTTTATCCATAGGCTCATTAATAGGCGCGCTAATGCTCTCGGGGGCGGTGCCCACCCTACTCTATGCTGGTCTAAGTATCTTATCGCCCACGTTTTTCTATCCCTTAAGCTGTTTGATCTGCGCCCTTGTGGCGTTGAGCATAGGCAGCTCATGGACCACTGCCGCCACCATAGGCGTGGGGTTAATCGGCGTGTCATATGGCTTTGCACTGTCACCAGAGATTACCGCCGGGGCCATCATTTCCGGGGCTTACTTTGGTGATAAAATGTCACCACTGTCTGAAACCACCAACCTCGCCCCGGCCGTGGCCGGTAGCAGTCTATTCCCCCATATACGGCATATGATGTGGGTCTCTGTGCCCAGCTTTGTGCTATGCCTGATCATTTTTACCGGGCTGGGCCTTACCAGCACTCTGGAATCGGGTAGCCAAGAGCAAATCGCCGCCTTTCTAGCCACCTTGGATTACCATTTTTCCATAGCCTGGTACAACCTATTACCCATCATCTTATTACTGGCCATGGCGATACTAAAAGTGCCTGCCTTTTTAGCCATAGTGGGCGGCACCATCATCGCCATCGTCTTTGCCATACTGTTTCAAAGCGAGGCCATTGTTAGCTTTGCCAACATACTGCAACCCGGTGCGGCTCTAGACACCTTACACTTTTTCAAGACCCTGCTGGCAGCGCTAGTCGATGGCTTTGTGATACACACCGATAACCCGGCGGTTAACGACCTGTTATCCCGTGGCGGTATGGTCTCCATGATTAATATGGTCTGGCTGGTACTGTGCTCTATGATGATGACGGGAGTGCTGGAAAAAGTCGGCTATATACAAAAAATCATGAATCTGCTGATTGTTTTTATTAGTTCTACCGGCTCTCTAATTGCTACCACTATGGCCACCTGTATGAGCGTCAACCTACTGACTGGCGATCAATACCTGTCTTTGGTATTACCGGGTCAAATGTGGAAAGAGGAATATAAGAAGCGCAAACTGGCCGCCATTAACCTATCCCGCACCTTAGAAGACTCTGGCACCATTACTTCGCCATTAATTCCCTGGAATGCCTGTGGCGTGTTTATGGCCAGTACTTTGGGGGTAGCCACCTTTGCCTACCTACCCTTTTGCTTCTTTAACTTGATCAACCCATTGATCGCACTAAGCTACGGTTTCTTGAACATTAAAATTGCCCCCTTGGAGGAACCCAGCACTAGCAAGAGCCTAGGCGATAGTAACGAAGGATTGCCCAGCCACGCCTAA
- a CDS encoding Bax inhibitor-1/YccA family protein, which produces MQNQPIFGSQTQSTESVLATNKVLRNTYLLLSATLLFSAMTASVAMAMEISRGTSLMLSLIGLGLIFAVHKTADSSKGLVMVFAFTGVLGAALGPMLNYYLSLANGPSLVMQALGGTALVFFTLSGYALTTRKDFSFMGGFLMVGLVVVVIAGLANLFFQVPALSLAISSAVVLIMSGLILFDTSRIVNGGETNYIRATVALYLNIYNLFTSLLHLLGIFGGDD; this is translated from the coding sequence ATGCAAAACCAACCCATTTTTGGCTCACAAACTCAGAGCACAGAATCGGTATTAGCTACCAATAAAGTATTGCGCAATACCTATCTACTGCTTTCAGCGACGTTACTTTTCAGCGCGATGACCGCCAGTGTGGCCATGGCTATGGAAATCAGCCGCGGTACTTCCCTGATGCTTTCATTGATAGGCTTAGGGTTAATTTTTGCCGTACACAAAACCGCAGATTCTAGCAAAGGTTTGGTTATGGTCTTCGCCTTTACTGGCGTACTAGGCGCAGCTTTAGGCCCCATGCTTAACTATTACCTATCCTTGGCCAACGGCCCTAGCTTGGTGATGCAAGCGCTAGGAGGCACCGCGTTGGTGTTCTTTACCCTTTCAGGCTATGCCCTAACCACCAGAAAAGACTTTTCCTTTATGGGCGGTTTCTTAATGGTAGGTTTGGTCGTTGTGGTTATCGCTGGCTTGGCTAACTTGTTCTTTCAAGTACCGGCTCTCTCTTTAGCGATATCATCAGCCGTAGTGCTTATCATGTCAGGCTTAATCTTGTTTGATACCAGCCGCATCGTAAACGGTGGTGAAACCAACTATATACGCGCAACGGTTGCGCTATACCTTAACATCTACAACCTTTTCACCAGCCTGCTACACCTTTTAGGCATTTTCGGTGGCGATGACTAA
- the tusD gene encoding sulfurtransferase complex subunit TusD, which produces MKFSLVILAAPYSDQSVSTALRFATALLEQGHEIFRVFFYHNGVYASNALITPPQDEPNIPQQWQQLAQQHSIDMVSCIASALKRGVLDETEAQRYEQPSHNLQAGFELSGLGQLIEASALSDRVVSFGA; this is translated from the coding sequence ATGAAATTTTCTTTAGTGATATTAGCCGCACCCTACTCCGACCAATCGGTGAGCACAGCGCTGCGTTTTGCAACAGCATTGCTAGAACAAGGCCATGAGATTTTTCGAGTGTTCTTTTATCACAATGGCGTGTACGCCAGTAACGCCCTAATCACCCCACCACAGGATGAACCCAACATCCCCCAGCAGTGGCAACAGCTAGCCCAGCAACACAGTATTGATATGGTCAGCTGCATAGCCAGCGCCTTAAAGCGCGGCGTGCTGGACGAAACCGAAGCCCAACGCTATGAGCAGCCCAGCCATAATCTGCAGGCTGGCTTTGAGCTTTCTGGACTAGGGCAGTTAATCGAAGCCAGCGCGCTATCAGATCGCGTTGTGAGTTTTGGTGCATGA
- the tusC gene encoding sulfurtransferase complex subunit TusC codes for MSKNLLIICRRPPYGNSLAREAIDIALAAGAFEQDISLLFIGDGLWQLNSQQDSAALALKNHGKALTALPLYGIENIYVQAEALAPRQLSAEALLLPVTVLSQTQIAALIDAADTVLNF; via the coding sequence ATGAGCAAGAATCTCTTAATCATCTGCCGCCGGCCACCCTACGGTAACAGTCTAGCTCGCGAAGCCATCGATATCGCCCTAGCCGCTGGTGCCTTCGAACAAGATATCAGCCTATTGTTTATAGGCGACGGCCTGTGGCAATTAAACAGCCAACAGGATAGCGCAGCGCTGGCTCTTAAAAACCACGGCAAGGCCTTAACCGCCCTGCCGCTGTATGGCATAGAGAACATCTATGTGCAGGCCGAGGCCTTAGCCCCACGGCAATTGAGCGCAGAGGCGCTGCTGTTACCGGTAACAGTCCTTAGCCAAACACAGATCGCGGCATTGATAGACGCCGCCGATACCGTATTGAATTTTTAG
- the tusB gene encoding sulfurtransferase complex subunit TusB: MSSLHIINKSPLSHSCLDECLSCCQQGDDILFIEDGVVALCSLKPQQQQQLAALAIQPHVLAADVAARGLVDKLSAAFQSSDDTGFVALCVKHPKSISWF; this comes from the coding sequence ATGTCCAGCTTACACATCATCAATAAATCCCCGCTTAGCCACAGCTGCCTAGACGAATGCCTAAGCTGCTGCCAGCAGGGCGACGACATACTTTTTATAGAGGATGGCGTGGTAGCGCTGTGCAGCCTCAAGCCACAGCAGCAACAGCAGCTCGCCGCCCTGGCGATACAGCCCCATGTGCTGGCAGCCGATGTGGCCGCCCGTGGCTTAGTTGATAAATTGAGCGCAGCCTTTCAAAGCAGTGATGATACGGGCTTTGTTGCGCTATGCGTCAAACACCCCAAAAGCATCAGTTGGTTTTAA
- a CDS encoding TusE/DsrC/DsvC family sulfur relay protein, whose protein sequence is MRQTPQKHQLVLMAAVDKEGFLLNLNDWDESVASELAAAEGIVLSEQHWQVIKLLRQFYQEFQLSPAMRPLVKYVGLHLGADKGKSLYLLQLFPGSPAKLASKIAGLPKPDNCL, encoded by the coding sequence ATGCGTCAAACACCCCAAAAGCATCAGTTGGTTTTAATGGCAGCGGTCGACAAAGAAGGGTTTTTGCTCAATCTTAACGATTGGGATGAGAGCGTGGCCAGCGAGTTAGCCGCAGCGGAAGGCATAGTGCTTAGTGAGCAGCACTGGCAAGTGATCAAACTACTTAGACAGTTTTACCAAGAGTTTCAACTCTCACCGGCCATGCGCCCTTTGGTTAAATATGTAGGCCTGCACTTAGGGGCAGACAAGGGCAAAAGCCTGTATTTATTACAACTGTTCCCCGGCAGCCCCGCCAAGTTGGCCAGCAAAATCGCTGGCCTACCCAAGCCTGATAACTGCCTCTAA
- the galE gene encoding UDP-glucose 4-epimerase GalE, with the protein MRVLVTGGAGYIGSHTCIELLNEGHEVVVVDNFSNSQMESIRRVEQITGKSITFYQLDICDVKALNQVFAAHQITAVIHFAGLKAVGESVAKPLWYYHNNVHGTLCLLEVMQEHQVFNLVFSSSATVYGDPASVPIDESFPLSATNPYGRSKLMIEEILGDLYVADQRWNLIMLRYFNPVGAHESGLIGEDPNGIPNNLMPFISQVAVGKLDCLSVFGDDYNTVDGTGVRDYIHVVDLAKGHIKALDKLKQQPGAVAYNLGTGQGYSVLQMIAAFEQTSGKTVSYKVVARRPGDVASCYANPAIALRALGWQAELGIEAMTRDTWHWQSQNPNGYDL; encoded by the coding sequence ATGCGTGTTTTGGTGACGGGTGGTGCGGGTTATATAGGCAGCCACACCTGCATAGAGTTGCTAAACGAAGGCCACGAGGTGGTAGTGGTTGATAATTTTAGCAATAGCCAAATGGAGTCTATACGCAGAGTTGAGCAAATTACCGGTAAGAGCATTACCTTTTATCAATTGGATATCTGTGATGTTAAAGCACTTAATCAGGTATTTGCTGCTCACCAGATCACAGCCGTTATCCATTTTGCCGGTTTAAAGGCCGTAGGTGAGTCGGTAGCCAAGCCATTGTGGTATTACCACAATAACGTACACGGCACGCTGTGCCTGCTAGAGGTAATGCAAGAGCATCAGGTGTTCAACTTGGTGTTTAGCTCCTCAGCCACCGTATATGGCGACCCTGCTAGTGTGCCTATAGACGAGAGCTTCCCTTTATCTGCCACCAACCCCTACGGCCGCTCTAAGCTGATGATAGAAGAGATACTGGGCGACCTCTATGTGGCCGACCAGCGCTGGAATCTAATTATGCTGCGCTATTTTAATCCGGTAGGCGCTCACGAAAGCGGCTTAATCGGCGAAGACCCCAACGGTATCCCCAATAACCTTATGCCTTTTATCTCGCAAGTGGCAGTAGGCAAGTTGGATTGCCTGTCGGTGTTTGGTGATGATTACAATACGGTGGATGGCACTGGTGTGCGTGATTATATCCATGTAGTAGATTTGGCTAAGGGCCATATTAAAGCGCTAGATAAACTCAAGCAGCAACCCGGAGCGGTGGCTTATAACTTGGGTACCGGTCAGGGCTACTCAGTGCTACAAATGATTGCCGCCTTTGAGCAAACCTCGGGTAAAACCGTTAGTTATAAAGTTGTGGCTAGGCGCCCCGGCGATGTCGCCAGTTGCTACGCCAACCCCGCTATTGCTTTGCGAGCGTTAGGCTGGCAGGCAGAGTTGGGCATAGAGGCCATGACTAGGGATACCTGGCACTGGCAGAGCCAAAACCCCAACGGCTATGACCTGTAG
- the trmA gene encoding tRNA (uridine(54)-C5)-methyltransferase TrmA has translation MPLSNINPDHYQQQLDAKAQRVSQLFSEFTPPALEVYPSPPLHFRMRAEFKIWHKGEHSHYAMFKKETPKQPQFISDFPIGSKTINQLMPELMAAIKAEPLLRKRLFQVEFLTTLSGQSLITLIYHKKLDEAWQSAAELLQQQLGAGIIGRSKKQKLVLKDDYVTETLDVSGQRFHFQQVESGFTQPNAKVNEKMLGWALQHSQNSPGDLLELYCGNGNFTAVLAQNFDKVLATEIAKTSVRSAEYNFKLNNISNIKIARMSSEEFSSALMGEREYRRLADIDLTSYNISTVLVDPPRAGLDDNTIKLISQYSRIIYISCNPNTLHDNIKQLSLTHDIAQFAIFDQFPYTDHIESGLVLVKR, from the coding sequence ATGCCTCTTAGCAATATAAATCCCGACCACTATCAACAGCAGCTGGACGCCAAAGCCCAGCGCGTCAGCCAATTATTCAGCGAATTTACTCCGCCAGCCTTAGAGGTTTACCCCTCGCCACCGCTGCACTTTAGAATGCGCGCCGAATTTAAAATTTGGCATAAAGGCGAGCATAGCCACTATGCGATGTTTAAAAAAGAAACACCCAAACAGCCGCAGTTTATTAGTGACTTCCCCATAGGCTCTAAAACCATTAACCAGCTGATGCCAGAGCTAATGGCTGCCATCAAAGCGGAGCCGCTGCTACGCAAGCGCCTATTTCAAGTTGAATTTTTAACCACCCTCAGCGGCCAATCCTTAATCACTCTGATTTACCATAAAAAGCTAGATGAAGCCTGGCAAAGCGCCGCCGAGCTTTTACAGCAGCAATTGGGCGCCGGCATTATAGGCCGCAGCAAAAAACAAAAGCTGGTATTAAAAGATGACTACGTCACTGAAACCTTAGACGTGAGCGGCCAACGCTTTCACTTTCAACAGGTGGAAAGCGGCTTTACCCAGCCCAACGCGAAAGTGAATGAAAAAATGTTGGGCTGGGCGCTGCAGCACAGCCAAAACAGCCCTGGAGACTTACTGGAGCTATACTGCGGCAACGGTAATTTTACCGCCGTGCTGGCACAAAACTTTGACAAGGTGCTGGCCACAGAAATCGCCAAAACCTCAGTGCGCTCAGCGGAGTATAATTTTAAACTCAACAACATCAGCAATATAAAAATTGCCCGCATGTCCAGCGAGGAATTTTCCAGCGCCTTAATGGGAGAGCGTGAATACCGTCGCTTAGCGGATATAGACCTGACCAGTTACAATATCAGCACCGTGTTAGTCGATCCACCTAGGGCGGGCCTGGATGACAACACCATTAAACTGATTAGCCAGTACTCGCGCATTATTTATATTTCCTGCAACCCCAACACTCTGCACGACAATATAAAACAGCTTAGCCTCACTCACGATATAGCGCAGTTCGCCATTTTTGATCAGTTCCCTTATACCGATCACATAGAAAGTGGCCTAGTCTTAGTCAAACGCTAA
- a CDS encoding 4a-hydroxytetrahydrobiopterin dehydratase — MTISKLSDEQILEQLNAYPNWQLQDGKLYRRLTFEDFVHAMGFITQIAILAEKANHHPEWANVYRTVDIFLTTHEVDGVSERDFALLKHIERLIG, encoded by the coding sequence ATGACCATTAGTAAACTGAGCGACGAGCAAATCTTAGAACAATTAAACGCCTATCCCAATTGGCAACTACAGGACGGCAAACTCTACCGACGTTTAACGTTTGAAGACTTCGTACACGCCATGGGATTTATCACCCAAATTGCCATACTGGCCGAAAAAGCCAATCACCACCCTGAGTGGGCCAATGTCTATCGCACCGTAGATATATTTTTAACCACCCATGAAGTGGATGGTGTGAGTGAGCGCGACTTTGCACTGCTGAAACATATAGAAAGGCTAATTGGATGA